ccctgctcacttatgtaactgtatttataacataatatgtattatttgtcatcttaactctatgcccaggacatactttaaaatgagacgtaactctcaatgtattacttcctggtaaaacattttataaataaataaattatttgaGATGCATACACTTCAACCACACATACTATTAAAATGTCCATAAAAGAGGCACATGGAATTGTTTGAACTGATTATACATACAGTTTTCCCCATTTCATTCTTCCCAAGGCTGTCTTCACCTCCTTGTTTCTCAATGAATAAATTATGGGATTCAACATTGGGGTCACGAGAGTGTAGAAAACGGCAATAGTCTCTTCTACTAAAAAGTTAATTGAGTTTGGCCTCAGATAAATGAAGACTGGAGGTCCGAAGTACATGGATACAGTGATCACGTGTGAGGCGCAGGTGGAGAAGGTTTTACGCCTCCCCTCAGAGGTGCTAATCTTCATGATGGCCATCACAATGTGCACGTAAGATGTCAAGATGAAGAGAAAGCAGATCAAAGCAATGGTCCCAATGTTAGTCAATATCATGGCCTTATTGACTGTAGTGTCTGCACATACCAGTTTCAAAATTGGAATAATGTCACAGAAGAAATAGTCTATCCTATTAGGCCCACAGAAAGGGAGCTGGAAGGTTAATGTGGTATGGATCATGGAGTGCACTGATCCAGTTAAATAGACACCAGCAACACAATTTGTGCACACCTTCAAGCTCATAAGCTTGTTATAGTGCAAGGGTCGGCATATGGCCAAATAGCGGTCATACGCCATGACGGTGTATAGAAAACACTCTGTGCTGGCCAAGAAGTGGAAGAAATACAATTGAGTGACACATCCATGGAAGGAAATGGTCTTCCCCTCTTCTAGAATGTCAGCAAGCATTTTTGGCATGGTGACTGTGGACAGCCATATGTCCAGGAAGGAGAGGTTTACGAGGAAGAGATACATGGGTCTGTAGAGGTGAGGGTCCCCTCTCACAACTAACATCAAGAGAAAGTTCCCCAGCAGGGTGAAGAGATAAATACAGAGGAATATCACAAAGAGAGGAATCTTCGTGGCCTCAGAATGAGAAAGCCCCAACAGAACAAATGTTGTCACTGAGGAGGAATTCACAGGCTCCATAGTATCCTTTATCTAGAGGAAATAGGACATGATTCCATCAGCCATATGCATTATATCTGTAAAGTGTATATAAAGCTCAGTTCCTACAAGTCATAACACTGCCGGGAAATAATAACtttcttaaaaaatatttaatcagTAAAAAAGATGTGATGATATTCATCGTTAGTGTTAGTGACATATATCAGGTGGGAAATATATTTAATTAATGTCAGATATATCTTTTTTCCCATTGATATAGGTCACTAATGATGAATATTATCACATCTTTTTTTAATGATTACATCATTTTTAAGAATGCTTTAATACACCTTATTGTTTGCATCCTAGCCTTTTAAACTTCTTGAATAAGAATTTTATATTTTTGAATATTCCATTTTTATCAGGAATACATTATGCATACATCCTTAACCTTCTCTGATCATAGGTTCATGTAACCATTATTAATTAAGCTCATTGGGACTGTTAGTAAATTGGATGTATACATACTGCCTTTCAATCTGTCTTTTAAATGTATCACACTATTATATATCCACCCTCCACACTGAGTCCAAACAATAAATGCACAGAGAATGTAATTCTATACCAAACAGCACACCGACAGGGTTATATACAGATGAAATGAAGAGGCAACAATTATGACACCTGACGAAGccaagcgaaacgcgttgagtctaTTTCAGCGTTTGCCAGTGCCCAGCCGCATCCTGGCTGAGGTGTGCTGCATCCCGTCTCCGTCCGTACCACCTGACTAACAAAACGTCACGACACCGGAAGTTCCGAGGATGATGAGACGCCGCTTCACGGTGTGGCGGTGAGATTGCTGGATCCTGACATCTATAGTTTTACATGCCCATTTTATATGTTATAATGTAAGTGTGTTTGTTTAAACACTTTTTATAAACTGCTATTTGGTACAGTTTGCCCTATGTTTTGCTTCTGTTTCCACTAAGATCACCACATCATAGAAGAATTGATTAGTAGACCTATAAACTACTAGTGTTACCAGGACCATTGGTGACACATTCCAAGACTAAAAACTCCTACCAAACAGATTTGGAAAATGCTGTTTTGATGTAAGAGAATGTGAGTTCCCACTTTACAGAACACCCTAAGAAATCTGTAGACAGTTGAAAACATATTTCACtatgttgtatttttatgttttcattAAATGgcgacacctgcgctccccagaACATCGCTACACATATATTTATCGATTTTCTTATTTGATATAATTTTTAGAAACGCTGATGTGCTGCAAGTGGATTGTTGCAAACACTTATAACACAAACTCTGCTTTTTCTATGACTGGGCATTTAACcaagcaaaaaaaaagaaaaaagaaagcagCTGCTTGCAAAGAGGAAGACTGACCTGAAACAAGGATTGCAGACAGCTTTCTCTGGGCCCAAACTAGAGTTTAAGCTGGGTCCCCCCATCCCCATATCTCACATCCACATCTTTCACGCCTGCCCCgcttctctctcttccacccctaCATCTCTCTCCTACCTCCACCTCTCTAGCCCCaacctctctccttctcttgcccccctctctccctcccttgccaccacctctctctcgcccccacttctctccctctcccacacctctccctcacccctctccctctcctctctttcaccctcacctctctctccctcacctctctatgcctctccccacctctctccctctctcattcccacctctctctctcccacccagctctctctctccc
The Ascaphus truei isolate aAscTru1 chromosome 13, aAscTru1.hap1, whole genome shotgun sequence DNA segment above includes these coding regions:
- the LOC142464549 gene encoding olfactory receptor 10G7-like, producing the protein MEPVNSSSVTTFVLLGLSHSEATKIPLFVIFLCIYLFTLLGNFLLMLVVRGDPHLYRPMYLFLVNLSFLDIWLSTVTMPKMLADILEEGKTISFHGCVTQLYFFHFLASTECFLYTVMAYDRYLAICRPLHYNKLMSLKVCTNCVAGVYLTGSVHSMIHTTLTFQLPFCGPNRIDYFFCDIIPILKLVCADTTVNKAMILTNIGTIALICFLFILTSYVHIVMAIMKISTSEGRRKTFSTCASHVITVSMYFGPPVFIYLRPNSINFLVEETIAVFYTLVTPMLNPIIYSLRNKEVKTALGRMKWGKLYV